The following proteins come from a genomic window of Verrucomicrobiia bacterium:
- the hypB gene encoding hydrogenase nickel incorporation protein HypB, which translates to MTNLQTGEHVHVDAAGNEFVHSHDHHHKDEHEHHHEHGDGHSHSHSHSHGHEHSHEHGHSHEHEHGNGHTHSHGSVVSLEHEVLLKNDRLAEQNRGWLEGRAIRAVNLMSSPGAGKTTLLERTIRERGSALNLRVIEGDQETTRDGERIRAAGASVVQINTGAGCHLDAAMVGRALRQLDPPARSLVMIENVGNLVCPAMFDLGEQARAVVASVTEGDDKPAKYPHMFRGADAVVLNKMDLLPHVQFDVAAFEKRVHELNPRAKIFRVSATRGDGLDAWYDWLRDAGEPGKT; encoded by the coding sequence GTGACCAACTTACAAACCGGCGAGCATGTCCACGTGGATGCCGCCGGAAATGAATTCGTCCATTCGCACGACCATCACCACAAGGATGAGCACGAACATCATCATGAACACGGCGATGGCCATTCGCATTCTCATTCCCACTCGCATGGCCATGAACATTCTCACGAGCACGGGCATTCTCATGAACACGAGCATGGGAATGGGCATACTCACAGCCACGGCTCGGTCGTCAGTCTTGAGCACGAGGTTCTTTTAAAAAATGACCGCCTTGCGGAGCAAAATCGCGGGTGGCTGGAAGGACGGGCCATTCGCGCGGTGAATTTGATGAGTTCGCCCGGCGCGGGAAAAACCACGCTGCTCGAACGCACCATTCGCGAACGCGGTTCGGCGCTGAACCTGCGCGTGATTGAAGGCGACCAGGAAACGACGCGTGATGGCGAGCGCATTCGCGCCGCGGGCGCAAGTGTGGTGCAGATCAATACCGGCGCGGGTTGTCATCTCGACGCCGCGATGGTGGGCCGCGCCTTGAGGCAACTCGATCCACCGGCGCGTTCGCTGGTGATGATTGAGAACGTGGGCAATCTCGTTTGTCCCGCGATGTTCGACCTCGGCGAACAGGCGCGCGCGGTGGTGGCCTCGGTGACTGAAGGCGATGACAAACCGGCGAAGTATCCCCACATGTTTCGCGGGGCGGACGCGGTGGTGTTGAACAAAATGGATTTGCTGCCGCATGTGCAATTCGACGTGGCGGCGTTTGAAAAACGCGTGCACGAATTGAATCCGCGCGCAAAAATTTTTCGCGTGTCCGCAACGCGCGGCGACGGACTGGATGCGTGGTATGATTGGTTGCGAGACGCCGGGGAGCCGGGAAAAACATGA
- the hypA gene encoding hydrogenase maturation nickel metallochaperone HypA, with protein sequence MHELGLTQEIVEVVTQRAQDRKVRRVILEIGKLSCVLPDAVRFCFELVAEGTVAEGAELEIVQPPGRGKCRKCGAEFDMDAVFARCVCGSSDVDWLSGEELKIKAMEIE encoded by the coding sequence ATGCATGAACTGGGGCTGACGCAGGAGATCGTGGAAGTCGTGACGCAACGCGCACAGGACCGGAAGGTGCGGCGGGTGATTTTGGAAATCGGAAAACTTTCGTGCGTGCTGCCGGATGCGGTGCGTTTTTGTTTTGAACTGGTCGCCGAAGGCACGGTCGCAGAGGGCGCGGAACTGGAAATCGTCCAGCCGCCGGGCCGTGGGAAGTGCCGCAAGTGCGGCGCGGAGTTTGACATGGACGCGGTGTTCGCGCGCTGCGTTTGCGGAAGTAGCGACGTGGATTGGCTGTCCGGCGAAGAATTAAAAATCAAAGCGATGGAGATTGAATGA